The genomic interval CCGCCGTCGCGATCTTCGCGTTCATGGGGGCCTGGGACGACTTCCTGTGGCCTTTGATCGTGCTCTCGGACCCGGACCGCTTCACCCTGACCGTGGGCCTGAACTTCCTGCACGGCACGTTCCAGCAGAACCCCCGGCTGGTCGCCGCCGGGACCGTCATCGCCGTCGCCCCGCTCCTCGTGATGTTCGCCTGCCTCCAGCGGTACTTCTTCCGCGGCGTCGGCGAGGGCGCCGTCAAGGGCTGACCGGCCACCGCACCCGCCCGAAGGGACGACACCCGTATGCGCTTCGGCGTCAACTACACGCCCACCCGGGGCTGGTTCCACCACTGGCTCGACTTCGACCTCGACGACATCCGCGCCGACCTCGACTCGCTCACCGCCCTCGGCCTCGACCACATCCGCGTCTTCCCGCTGTGGCCGCTCTTCCAGCCCAACCGGGCCCTCATCCGCCCGCGCGCCGTCGAGCAGCTGGTCGCGCTGGTCGACGCGGCCGGTGAGCGCGGACTCGACGTGGCCGTCGACGGCCTCCAGGGCCACCTGTCGAGCTTCGACTTCATCCCTTCCTGGACCACCACCTGGCACCGCCGCAACATGTTCACCGACCCCGACGTCGTCGAGGCCCAGGAGGCGTACCTGACCGCGCTGGCCTCGGCGCTCGCCGACCGGCCGCACTTCCTCGGCATGACGGTCGGCAACGAGGTCGACCAGTTCTCCGGCGACCCGCACCCCGACCCGGACCGGATCCGGCCCGACCAGGCCGGGCGCTGGCTGGGCCGGATGCTCGACGCCTGCGGGAAGGCGGCGCCGGGGCGGGCCCATCTGCACGCCTCCTACGACGCCGCCTGGTACGACGACACGCACCCCTTCACACCCGCCCACTCCGCGCGGCTCGGCGCCATGACGGCCGTGCACTCCTGGGTGTTCAACGGCACCGCGCAGCGGCACGGGCCCACGGGCGCGGCGACCGAGCGGCACGCCGCCTACCTCGTCGAACTGTCCAAGGCCTGGGCCGACGACCCGGACCGGCCCGTGTGGCTCCAGGAGGTCGGGGCACCGGCCCCGCACATCCCGCCCGAGCGGGCCGCCGCCTTCACCCGGGCGACGCTCGCCCACGCGCTGGACTGCACCGGCCTGTGGGGCGTCACCTGGTGGTGCTCGCACGACGTCGACCGGGCCCTCGCCGACTTCCCGGAGCTGGAGTACGGCCTGGGGCTGTTCACCAACGACCGCCGGATCAAACCCGCCGGGGAGGCCTTCGCCCGCGCGGTACGCGAATGGCACGAGGGCGGACGGGAGCCGGAGCCCCGGCGCACGGCGCTGGTGCTGGACGTGGGGGACGTGGAGACGGCGCCGTCGCGGTCGGTGTGCGCGCCGGGCGGGGCGTTCTTCGAGGCGTGGACGCGGGCGGCCGCGCGGGGGGTTCGGCCCGCCGTCGTGCTGGCTTCGCGGGCGGGGGACGGAAAGTGGCTGGCGGCGCGGGGGATCGACTCCGTCGTGTCGGTGGACGAGGTGGGATAGGTGGCCCCTGCGGGGGGCCTTTTCCCCTACCCGCCCCTTCCCGTAACCGGGGCTCCGCCCCGGACCCCGGTCCTCAAACGCCGGACGGGCTGAAACTTCCGGACTGCCCCTCGCCTGCGCCAAGGAGTCCCCGTGTGTAAGAGAGTCACCCGCCGCTCCGTCCTCCTGACGGCCGCCCTCGCCGCCGCCGCGACCGGTGCGGCCCGTGCGTCCACCGGGAGCGAGGGGACGCTCCAGCCCTACGCCTCCTACTGGTACCCCGACAGCCTCCCGGACGGCTCGCCCGGTGCCGGGATCGTCTGGCGGAGCCTGCGCTCCTGGACGCCCGAGGGTGATGCCGACCTTCCCTTCAACCGGGCCACCGTGCCGCTCGCGGCCCGCTTCACGCCGCCGCCCGCCAACGCCACCGCGCGCGCCGGGCAGGCCCGCGTCAGCGCGCTCGTCTCCTTCGCGCCGACCTCGGGCAACCCCGCGCAGGGCTCGGCCACCGCGGACTTCTACGCCCTGACGCACTGGGCCTACCTCGACGAACTGGTCTTCTGGGGCGGCTCCTCGGGCGAGGGCCTGATCCTCGCGCCCAACGCGCCCGTCGTGGACGCGGCGCACCGCAACGGCGTGCCCGTGCTCGGGACGGTGTTCCTGCCGCCGGCCGCGTACGGCGGGCGGTTGAGCTGGACGCGGGAGCTGGTGCGGCGCGGTCCGGACGGCGGCTT from Streptomyces albireticuli carries:
- a CDS encoding glycoside hydrolase 5 family protein, coding for MRFGVNYTPTRGWFHHWLDFDLDDIRADLDSLTALGLDHIRVFPLWPLFQPNRALIRPRAVEQLVALVDAAGERGLDVAVDGLQGHLSSFDFIPSWTTTWHRRNMFTDPDVVEAQEAYLTALASALADRPHFLGMTVGNEVDQFSGDPHPDPDRIRPDQAGRWLGRMLDACGKAAPGRAHLHASYDAAWYDDTHPFTPAHSARLGAMTAVHSWVFNGTAQRHGPTGAATERHAAYLVELSKAWADDPDRPVWLQEVGAPAPHIPPERAAAFTRATLAHALDCTGLWGVTWWCSHDVDRALADFPELEYGLGLFTNDRRIKPAGEAFARAVREWHEGGREPEPRRTALVLDVGDVETAPSRSVCAPGGAFFEAWTRAAARGVRPAVVLASRAGDGKWLAARGIDSVVSVDEVG